The Glycine soja cultivar W05 chromosome 15, ASM419377v2, whole genome shotgun sequence region CGTCGCACAAGGATATTGTCGAAAGAGAGCATAGAAGTGATTCACGCACTCAAACTCGCCAGATCCCCCGACCACGTTCTCAATGCCAAACTCTCTCGCCTCTTGAAACCCGATGCCTTAAACCTATTGGACGAATTGCAAAGACAAAACCAACTCCACTTATCTCTCAAGGTCGCTCAAGTcacaatctctctctctctctgtctcttttcattttaacaataatcataatgataatattcatttatttaatagaaTCCATACAACAGGTTTTCCACTTTATTCGTGAGGAGCTAGGGCATGATACGCTGCTGCAACTATACGCCGACATGATACTGCTCCTCGGGAGAAACAAGAGGATTGACATGGCAGAGGAATTGTTTTCTGAAGCTTTGGAGAAGGGACTGAAACCGGACACAAGACTGTGCAGTGAAATGATTGGGGCTTATTTGCAACTTGGGATGGCGGACAAGGCTATGCAGATATACGCATCCATGAAGGAAGATTGGGCTTGTTCTTCTTCCCCCGATAAGTTCACTTTCACCATATTGATCAGATATCTACAAAAAAACGGACAACATGAGCTTGCGGAAACTCTCAAACAAGAT contains the following coding sequences:
- the LOC114387940 gene encoding pentatricopeptide repeat-containing protein At1g62350-like isoform X1 translates to MILRVSQSTALWGFQQQRWPNDQTPFLTSNFNRRQVIICGLRSSYKARRRTRILSKESIEVIHALKLARSPDHVLNAKLSRLLKPDALNLLDELQRQNQLHLSLKVFHFIREELGHDTLLQLYADMILLLGRNKRIDMAEELFSEALEKGLKPDTRLCSEMIGAYLQLGMADKAMQIYASMKEDWACSSSPDKFTFTILIRYLQKNGQHELAETLKQDCLHYVDSPDKFLQQLQQKQARTRHVDFV
- the LOC114387940 gene encoding pentatricopeptide repeat-containing protein At3g06430, chloroplastic-like isoform X2, with amino-acid sequence MRPPFQLQSAASHKDIVEREHRSDSRTQTRQIPRPRSQCQTLSPLETRCLKPIGRIAKTKPTPLISQESIQQVFHFIREELGHDTLLQLYADMILLLGRNKRIDMAEELFSEALEKGLKPDTRLCSEMIGAYLQLGMADKAMQIYASMKEDWACSSSPDKFTFTILIRYLQKNGQHELAETLKQDCLHYVDSPDKFLQQLQQKQARTRHVDFV